GGCCACGAGGTACACCCACCCGGTCATCCATGCGTAGCGGCGGCCCCACAGTCGTCGGGCCCACGGGTACACCCCGCCCGCGACGGGGAACTGCGCGACGACCTCACTGAACACCAGCGCGACCAGCAGCTGTCCGACACCGACGATCAAGAGGCTCCAGATCATCGGTGGGCCACCGGTCGCCAGCGCGTACGCGAACAATGTGTAGATGCCGACCACCGGCGACAGGTAGGTGAATCCGAGCGAGAAGTTGGCCCACGGGCTCATGTCCCGTTTGAACTCGGACTTGTAGCCGAGCTTGTCGAGGTGGGCTGCGTCGGAGTCGTGAGCGACGGATTCCGGATCTGCGGCCCCTTCCGAGGGGCTGACGGGGGACTTGGAAATAGACATCAGCCTGCTTTCTGCTGGAGGTGCTGCGCCAAGTGAGCGAAAAACTACATTCCTATTGTTTATGCGGCAACAGGAACGGCAGAATTTGTCGCAAATCGGGTAGATTGCCGACATCGGACAGGCCGATCTGGCCAACCGGTCCCATCCGGGATCGCCCATCTGTATGTGGACAAGATCTGCATGGATCGTGAGAAGAGGAGAAGCACCGGTGTCGCTGTCGCCGCTCGTCGCGCCCGAGGCCCCGGTGGGCCGCGCCGACGAGATCGTGCAACGTATCACCGAGGCCATCCACCTCGGCTTGCTGGACGACGGCGAGCGTCTGCCGGTCGAGGTCGATCTGGCCGCACAGTTCGGCGTCGCGCCGATGACCGTGCGCGAGGCGCTGGCGACGCTGCGCGAACTCGAGCTGGTGGAAACCCGGCGTGGACGCAGCGGCGGCTCGTTCGTACGCAGGCCCGCGGGCCCGCCGGTCGAGAAGCTGACCGCCCGCCTCGCCGCCATGAGTGCCTCTGACCTGCGTGATCTGTTCGACGAACACACGGCGGTCGCCGGTCAGGCCGCGCGACTGGCCGCCGAGCGGGCCGCGCCGTCGACGGTGCGGCGGCTGTTCGCGCTGACCGATCAGCTCGACACCGCGACCTCGCTGCGCGACCGCATCCGGGCCGACAGCCGCTTCCACATCCAGGTCGCGGTAGCGGCGCAGTCGGCGCGGTTGGCCCGCCGGGAGGCGAATCTGCAGGCGGAGGTGTCCGGACTGATCTGGTTGCCCATCGGGCCACCCATCGACGTCGCCGCCTATGTAGAGGAGAAGCACGCGATCGCCGCCGCCATCGCCGCCGAAAACGCATCAGAAGCGCGCCAATTGGCCGAGGCTCATGTGACGGGTCAGCTCGCCCGATTGACGCAGATCAACCTCGATCTCGCGACGAAGGAGGCCGGCGAATGAGCGACAACGTCCTGGCCCAACGCCTGGCCGACGAGGCGTCGGAGGCGCTCGAACCGCTGTACCGGCTGCTCGAGAGCATCGCCGAGGACGTGCTGCGCAGCAGGCCGCCGCGCGCGCCGCTCACCGAGGCGCACTTCAGTGGGCTGCAGCGCCGGCTCGCCGAGGTGCTGCATGGCCACCATGACGTGTGGGGCATGGGCTTCATCGCCGCACCCTTCGTGGTCGAGGGCAAGGAACGCTATCTGGCCTGGTGGCAGCGTCGCGCCGACGACCGGGTGGCACGGCTGCGGCTCAACTTCGATCCGACCAGCGTCGACGTCTACGACTACCTGCAGATGGACTTCTACCAGTTGGCGCAACGTGGGCAGGCACGCGTGGCGTACGGGCCCTACGTCGACTACAGCGGCTCCGA
This genomic window from Mycolicibacterium goodii contains:
- a CDS encoding FadR/GntR family transcriptional regulator; amino-acid sequence: MSLSPLVAPEAPVGRADEIVQRITEAIHLGLLDDGERLPVEVDLAAQFGVAPMTVREALATLRELELVETRRGRSGGSFVRRPAGPPVEKLTARLAAMSASDLRDLFDEHTAVAGQAARLAAERAAPSTVRRLFALTDQLDTATSLRDRIRADSRFHIQVAVAAQSARLARREANLQAEVSGLIWLPIGPPIDVAAYVEEKHAIAAAIAAENASEARQLAEAHVTGQLARLTQINLDLATKEAGE
- a CDS encoding PDC sensor domain-containing protein; amino-acid sequence: MSDNVLAQRLADEASEALEPLYRLLESIAEDVLRSRPPRAPLTEAHFSGLQRRLAEVLHGHHDVWGMGFIAAPFVVEGKERYLAWWQRRADDRVARLRLNFDPTSVDVYDYLQMDFYQLAQRGQARVAYGPYVDYSGSDMYTITATVPVVAEGVFLGIAGADLVVGEVERKLLAVLRQTERDAVVVNTERRVLAANTPRWFVGSRLPEMPKTSAPSGPQEFGEVAEMPLGTGWVVAIAR